DNA from Paraphotobacterium marinum:
TAGGGGATTCAGGAGCAGTAATTGCTTGTGATATCCTACCCATGGACTCCATGGCTGGTGTTCATTTTCTTCAAGGTGATTTCAGAGAAGAAAGTGTTCTGAATGCTTTGCTTGAAAAAATCAAAAATAAACCAGTTGATGTTGTCCTTTCAGATATGGCTCCAAACTTTAGTGGAAATAGTGTATCAGACCAAGCTAAATCTATGTATTTGGTCGAATTAGCATTAGATATGTGTCGACAAGTGCTAACTCGAAATGGTAAATTTGTGGTAAAGGTATTTCAAGGAGCTGATTTTGACAGTTATCTTAAAGAAGTTCGTAAAAATTTTAAAACAGTAAAAATTAGAAAACCAGACTCCTCTCGGGATCGCTCTAGAGAAGTTTACATCGTTGCTATAGGTTTTAATCCAAACGTATAGTTTTTATTCACAATTTTTAGGCGAGGTTTGACCCTTGAGTGATATGGCAAAGAATTTAATTTTATGGGTAGTTATCGCGGTGGTTTTAATGTCTGTTTTTCAGAGTTTTGGCCCAAGCGATAAAAGTAAAAATCAAGTGGACTATTCAACATTTGTTGAAGCAGTTGGACAAGATCAGGTTAAGCAAGCGACGTTTGATCAGAGTAAAATTTCTTTTACTAAGTCTGATGATTCTAAGTTTGTGACCTATATTCCTTCTATAGGAGATAGCAAAATTATGGATGATTTAATCAACCATAATGTTGCCGTAAAAGGAACTCCACCAGAACAACCAAGTATACTTTTACAA
Protein-coding regions in this window:
- the rlmE gene encoding 23S rRNA (uridine(2552)-2'-O)-methyltransferase RlmE, coding for MSTKNKSSSSGRWLKEHFDDKYVQEAQKKGYRSRAYFKLKEIHEKEKLINKGSLVVDLGAAPGGWSQFAAEVIGDSGAVIACDILPMDSMAGVHFLQGDFREESVLNALLEKIKNKPVDVVLSDMAPNFSGNSVSDQAKSMYLVELALDMCRQVLTRNGKFVVKVFQGADFDSYLKEVRKNFKTVKIRKPDSSRDRSREVYIVAIGFNPNV